In Bombus terrestris chromosome 6, iyBomTerr1.2, whole genome shotgun sequence, a single window of DNA contains:
- the LOC100650263 gene encoding fatty acyl-CoA reductase 1 has protein sequence MSMALRDWYADRELLLTGVTSDVGRALLEKILRSFPDVKVYAIVRSRHGFNKDDRIKNIFLSPRFERLRQEAPNAISRVKALEGNLLYDGLGTTRADKELLRNVSVVLHAAGPYNEVFRLCQKLPRLQAVAAITSIFHHEGRIVESLEKEEEAIDGPVALVRVPLVGPTLREPMPGFVDLLKGPTALMVGAGFALGNSEFQAEIIPIDFTVNTLIAVAWERAIAKNVETAVVYNAFSIGCTWSDLIKKGRRANQKFAYPTFGIRGMTSMVALYRTLVLLFEWLPSMLCDTILGLVGAKKRFLEEHRRVRNALRSLESISSRPWSVERNRVYLLQQRLTPEDQDAFPVSTEIDVESYVLCAAAAAKKYCVDEGNISLVKIFRLLFFFLIAVSLFCAFFLNGYHVLAKHDEL, from the exons ATGAGCATGGCTCTACGCGACTGGTACGCGGATCGTGAGCTGCTCCTAACGGGAGTTACCAGTGACGTAGGACGTGCGTTGCTCGAAAAGATTCTCCGTTCGTTCCCCGATGTAAAGGTTTACGCTATCGTCCGGTCCCGGCACGGCTTCAACAAAGACGACAGGATAAAGAACATCTTTCTGTCGCCACG ATTCGAGAGACTGAGACAGGAGGCCCCAAACGCGATTTCTCGGGTGAAGGCGTTAGAGGGTAATTTATTGTACGATGGACTGGGCACGACGAGGGCGGACAAGGAACTGTTGCGAAACGTGAGCGTGGTGTTGCACGCCGCTGGTCCGTACAACGAGGTATTTCGACTTTGCCAGAAACTGCCACGTCTTCAAGCAGTGGCAGCGATCACGAGCATTTTCCATCACGAGGGTCGAATCGTCGAATCGttggagaaagaagaggaggcgATCGACGGGCCCGTGGCTCTGGTGCGAGTTCCGCTGGTCGGACCGACACTGCGCGAGCCTATGCCTGGCTTCGTCGATCTTCTCAAAGGACCGACGGCTCTGATGGTAGGAGCCGGCTTCGCCCTCGGTAACTCGGAGTTTCAAGCGGAAATCATTCCGATCGACTTCACGGTCAACACCCTGATCGCCGTTGCTTGGGAACGAGCCATCGC AAAAAACGTAGAAACCGCAGTGGTGTATAACGCGTTCTCTATAGGATGCACATGGAGCGATCTGATTAAAAAAGGTCGACGGGCTAATCAAAAGTTTGCGTATCCGACTTTCGGCATCCGAGGAATGACATCTATGGTAGCGCTGTATCGGACTCTGGTGTTGCTTTTCGAATGGTTGCCATCTATGCTTTGTGACACGATTCTCGGACTGGTAGGAGCAAAGAAAAG GTTTCTCGAGGAACACCGGAGAGTTCGTAATGCACTTCGATCCCTTGAGTCAATTTCATCGAGGCCGTGGTCAGTAGAGAGGAATCGCGTGTACTTGCTTCAGCAACGTCTCACCCCAGAAGACCAAGATGCATTTCCGGTTTCCACGGAAATCGACGTCGAGAGTTACGTTCTATGCGCTGCGGCTGCTGCCAAGAAGTATTGCGTGGACGAGGGCAATATCAGCCTCGTAAAAATCTTCCGactacttttcttctttcttatcgCGGTATCCCTCTTCTGCGCGTTCTTCCTCAACGGATATCACGTGCTTGCAAAGCACGATGAACTCTGA